Below is a window of Haloterrigena alkaliphila DNA.
GTGGAACGCCTCGCGGAGCTCGTCGTCGGTCGCTCCCGTTTCGACACCGAGCACCTCGCGAGCCTTCGTTTTCCGCATGTCGACGTCTTTGACGATTCCGTCGTCCTCGGCGCGCGCCTTGCAGTCGGGACAGAGCCGCTCCGTTCGGTCGTCGACGGTCGTCACGCGGTAGAGTTCGGCGGCGACCCACTCGTTACACTGGGTACAGAGCGATTCGTCGCCCGTCTCGGTCTGGTCCTCGATGTCGGCGCCGCGGTCGTCGGCCGTATTGGTCGACTCAGTCGCCTCTCTACCCGTCCCGTCTTCGGTCGTTCTACCGGGGGCCTCGGCTACACAGGCCGGACAACAGGAGAGAACGGTCCCGTCCTCGAGCACGATATCCTCGAGTTCGGCCTCGAGGACGGTGCTGGTACAGCCGTCGCAGGTGGCCCGCAGCTGGTCGAGCGAGGAACACTTCCGAGCGGCCT
It encodes the following:
- a CDS encoding J domain-containing protein — its product is MAVADDRQAGCDGCGRTVPLEELTAITMPDGEQVACCPRCEPHAREAARKCSSLDQLRATCDGCTSTVLEAELEDIVLEDGTVLSCCPACVAEAPGRTTEDGTGREATESTNTADDRGADIEDQTETGDESLCTQCNEWVAAELYRVTTVDDRTERLCPDCKARAEDDGIVKDVDMRKTKAREVLGVETGATDDELREAFHRQVKRAHPDRESGSRSAFKLVRDAYERLEDD